One window of Parambassis ranga chromosome 3, fParRan2.1, whole genome shotgun sequence genomic DNA carries:
- the LOC114433513 gene encoding calretinin-like has protein sequence MASQTQQPPHLRLAEITATQFIEIWKHFDMDGNGYIEGKELENFFKELETARRGAGVDPSHAAFKEKMKEFMAKFDKNADGRIEMSELAQILPTEENFLLCFREFVGSSSEFMAAWRRYDTDRSGYIESNELKGFLSDLLKRANRNYDEKKLNEYTQTILKMFDLNGDGKLGLSEMARLLPVEENFLMKFQGIRLTVKEFDSLFTLYDQDGNGYIDEQELDALLKDLCDKNKMDVDSTGVGGYKKSIMALSDGGKLYRTELEIVLCRDSAL, from the exons atggCATCTCAAACACAGCAGCCGCCCCACCTGCGCCTGGCGGAAATCACCGCGACGCAGTTCATCGAGATCTGGAAACACTTTGATATGGACG GAAACGGTTACATCGAGGGGAAGGAGTTAGAGAACTTCTTCAAAGAGCTTGAGACTGCAAGACGAGGAGCTGgcgtg GATCCCTCACATGCTGCATTcaaagagaagatgaaggagttCATGGCCAAATTTGACAAGAATGCTGACGGGAGAATTGAGATGTCAGAG ctgGCTCAGATTCTGCCCACAGAAGAaaacttcctgctgtgtttcagaGAGTTTGTAGGAtccagctctgagttcatggcA GCCTGGCGGAGGTATGACACCGACCGCAGTGGATACATTGAATCGAATGAGCTGAAG GGCTTCCTGTCAGACCTGCTGAAGAGGGCTAACAGAAACTACGACGAGAAGAAGCTCAACGAGTACACGCAGACGATT CTTAAGATGTTCGATCTTAATGGAGATGGTAAACTGGGCCTCTCTGAGATGGCAAG GCTGTTGCCAGTGGAGGAAAATTTCCTGATGAAGTTCCAG GGTATCAGACTCACAGTTAAAGAATTTGACTCCCTCTTCACTTTATACGATCAG GATGGTAATGGATATATCGATGAGCAGGAGCTGGATGCTTTGCTGAAGGACCTCTGTGACAAGAACAAAATG GATGTGGACTCTACAGGAGTGGGGGGCTACAAGAAAAGCATCATGGCTCTGTCTGACGGAGGGAAACTGTACCGCACTGAGCTGGAGATCGTCCTCTGCCGGGACTCTGCACTGTGA